In Panulirus ornatus isolate Po-2019 chromosome 40, ASM3632096v1, whole genome shotgun sequence, a single window of DNA contains:
- the LOC139761445 gene encoding uncharacterized protein, with product MDAEVQKRLAALESYLESLAPTNLSWNQHVVTHDPQEKPKHAGTFTGRLHQEYSPTKRAEVLRSDEVDESSFPRAPTGAASGAPVRIMWSLEYGRYLVASRSITAGEVVFRETPLVVAPKPDAGPTCLVCLRALQGAWVECEGCGAPLCSSCADDCGHGGEECELLVGLGLKQDPRNIKLIRKLNALLTPLRTMMLMQDSPDVRSVVAALQSNVEKRRRLPIGRYVEEHVVESLQRRLGLGVSSVVVHHLCGVFDTNAFVVSLGKDRMGRALFPLGAIMNHSCVPNTQHWYKEGVLTVRAVTDIPEGAPITNTYTPTLWGTHARAAHLAASKLFTCRCERCLDPIELGSHISSVSCRSCQDGLLVPPSDPRRGWECHACGASASGDSVEAMVRAAGAAVSRISPQDAAAISSTLGHFSRVLGRTHYITVELKYALIHALMTPSLKGVSDADLCRVVDLSKELLRLAAIIDPGLSRFRGVVLLELGRASAESLERRTPQSSPTADPDGVSTAPAADTVPGNNGVPGSEAVVVDDDDDDKGRNTSLHHSTTPTPFIEAQDLLSLVQECENILQYDRRLPDVLALKQQLQTLL from the exons ATGGATGCAGAAGTCCAGAAGCGGCTGGCGGCGCTGGAGTCTTACCTGGAATCTCTGGCGCCCACAAACCTCTCCTGGAACCAACATGTCGTCACCCACGACCCACAGGAAAAGCCTAAACACGCGGGCACCTTCACAGGTCGCCTCCATCAGGAGTACAGTCCTACCAAGAGAGCAGAGGTCCTACGATCTGACGAAGTAGATGAATCCTCCTTTCCCCGGGCTCCTACCGGAGCAGCGTCAGGAGCGCCAGTGAGGATCATGTGGAGCCTTGAATACGGGCGTTACCTGGTGGCCTCCCGAAGCATCACTGCTGGGGAGGTCGTATTCAGAGAGACGCCACTAGTAGTGGCCCCCAAACCTGACGCAGGACCCACCTGCTTGGTATGTCTAAGGGCGCTGCAGGGGGCGTGGGTCGAGTGTGAGGGCTGTGGTGCTCCTCTGTGCTCCTCCTGCGCGGACGACTGCGGACATGGGGGTGAGGAGTGTGAACTCCTGGTCGGCCTCGGGCTAAAACAAGACCCCAGAAATATTAAGTTGATCAGGAAGTTGAATGCACTTCTGACGCCGTTGAGAACGATGATGTTGATGCAGGACTCGCCTGACGTGAGGTCTGTCGTGGCAGCACTTCAGAGCAACGTGGAGAAACGACGGAGGTTGCCCATCGGTCGTTACGTGGAGGAACACGTCGTCGAGTCACTGCAGCGTCGCCTGGGCCTCGGTGTGTCGTCTGTCGTGGTGCATCACCTGTGTGGGGTGTTCGACACCAACGCCTTCGTCGTCAGCCTCGGTAAGGACAGGATGGGGCGAGCCCTCTTCCCTCTGGGGGCCATTATGAACCATTCCTGCGTACCGAACACACAGCACTGGTACAAGGAAGGCGTCCTGACGGTACGGGCGGTGACAGACATCCCAGAGGGCgcgcccatcaccaacacctacacgcCCACGCTATGGGGCACCCATGCCAGGGCGGCTCACCTGGCAGCCTCCAAACTCTTCACCTGCCGGTGTGAGCGGTGCCTTGACCCTATCGAGCTGGGGTCTCACATTAGCTCCGTCTCGTGCAGGAGTTGCCAAGATGgcctcctcgtccctccctctgACCCTCGCCGTGGCTGGGAGTGCCACGCCTGCGGCGCCAGTGCCTCTGGGGATTCAGTGGAAGCCATGGTCCGAGCTGCGGGGGCTGCCGTCAGTCGCATCTCTCCGCAGGATGCCGCAGCCATCAGTTCTACCCTGGGTCACTTCAGTCGCGTCTTGGGCCGCACTCACTACATCACCGTCGAGCTGAAATACGCCCTGATTCATGCGCTCATGACGCCATCATTGAAAG GTGTGAGCGACGCTGACCTCTGTAGGGTAGTTGACCTCTCCAAGGAACTCCTTCGCCTCGCAGCCATCATTGACCCGGGGCTTTCTCGGTTCAGAG GTGTGGTGTTACTGGAACTGGGAAGAGCGTCTGCTGAGTCCTTAGAGCGTCGAACACCTCAATCTTCTCCTACTGCTGATCCTGATGGGGtctctactgctcctgctgctgatacTGTTCCGGGCAACAACGGTGTTCCTGGCTCTgaagctgttgttgttgatgatgatgatgatgataaaggaaggAACACGAGCCTTCATCACAGCACGACACCAACTCCCTTCATCGAAGCCCAG GACCTGCTGAGCCTGGTGCAGGAATGTGAGAATATCCTTCAGTATGACAGGCGCCTTCCTGACGTCCTCGCCCTCAAGCAACAACTCCAAACCCTTCTGTAG
- the LOC139761555 gene encoding uncharacterized protein, producing the protein MIFNWSRTYSVCKQAYQDDEEGQCGSSVGQSELRFSGRAAIPATLQHPPYPAAQTARMPRETGHHLEEPWTTMGAAEREARGSITPILRLWVTLVLLCLDLAYVRSIPVVELSGGNSSLCLKENFDALGNQFSICAHLQPQPDDDHHNDHSGTVLTLSHSGLAWRAGITSSLLVLEETDEEKGKKMTYGDPFKAGVWNHLCFYYGATDGVVLKVSGQESEVLETKQLDNNTHFDPSAPSRLCLGSSELEYPALRGLITGFYVTPLSDEPESGNHAFPKDCTSLLPSDALLTLNSSWLATGNVNTFDYTPAELCTETLSTVALRARASQSEVLIMCYALGGRLTTESEAGASTADVLSAWGRLCNASDGVVSWLSSVGDDDAHFECEDESDTDSVCGVLLANGSVASLPCIKELECSICRVPYDRRFTVYGAVKFVDHRYTLRTTPEGDMYFEGDDGYSSIERDGSDWVLQSELHSKKWRLRTAPTPTGRGIWEFQGGSALLTVTHCNAAHFSCTEGLCVPRKNLCDGLHHCADDSDEKECQLIVKHEGYVPKISPANGKKMPETMYYDPFIFAVSDITTMDGKATFDISIVFKWKDPRISIRNPKPQRQYFECSEIWFPTLFVVSGYTEGILQKIDPYSGDCFIESHKNHSPHRPLGDPYNNEVSDGSEIEINYRIGFLVTLPCHFQLQRYPFGRQMCNACIVLNNGYEDYILQPMYPEDDIYEVDNSKTDLLEFKLLRATQEVVAKDSEGKESVVVLTLHLSSLYDYHLLNSFAPSALMFFISFSSLFFPMENFNERIMVSLTALLVLATLFAQASNTSVRTPYLKLLDVWYAAMIAFCFLVVVINVIVNSLMSGKASSSSSSSSSSTVSPEFKERKILGLDGNLPAVDGMTLKVGWSSASTEGKKGKESGARLKRAAMCNVASITLLIFLSVTLILVYILLASELI; encoded by the exons ATGATCTTCAACTGGTCGAGAACCTACAGTGTGTGTAAGCAGGCTTACCAGGATGATGAAGAAGGGCAGTGTGGCAGTAGCGTAGGCCAATCAGAACTCAGGTTCTCAGGGAGGGCAGCAATCCCGGCCACGCTGCAACACCCACCTTACCCAGCAGCCCAGACAGCTCGAATGCCTAGGGAAACAGGACACCACCTTGAGGAACCTTGGACGACGATGGGTGCTGCAGAACGTGAGGCTCGGGGTTCGATAACCCCCATCCTTCGACTTTGGGTGACCTTGGTGCTGCTTTGCCTTGACCTAG CGTATGTCCGCAGCATCCCAGTCGTGGAACTATCTGGGGGGAATTCATCCCTCTGCCTGAAGGAGAACTTCGATGCCCTTGGGAACCAGTTCTCCATCTGTGCTCACCTCCAGCCTCAACCTGACGAtgaccaccacaacgaccacagtGGGACAGTCTTGACCCTCAGCCACAGTGGGCTCGCATGGAGAGCTG GCATCACATCCTCGCTTCTGGTGCTggaggaaactgacgaagaaaaggggaaaaaaatgacgtATGGTGATCCCTTCAAGGCTGGAGTGTGGAACCACCTGTGTTTCTACTATGGAGCCACTGATGGA GTTGTACTTAAGGTGAGTGGCCAGGAGTCTGAAGTTCTAGAGACGAAACAATTAGATAATAACACCCACTTCGACCCGAGCGCTCCCTCTAGGCTCTGTCTGGGCTCATCTGAGCTCGAATACCCGGCTCTTCGTGGTCTCATAACAGGGTTCTATGTCACTCCCTTGAGCGATGAGCCAGAGAGCGGGAACCACGCCTTCCCCAAGGATTGCACCAGCCTTCTACCCAGCGATGCTCTCCTCACCCTAAACTCCAGCTGGTTAGCCACTGGGAACGTCAACACCTTCGACTACACCCCGGCGGAGCTGTGTACTGAGACACTATCTACCGTGGCCCTGCGTGCACGAGCCAGCCAAAGCGAGGTGCTCATCATGTGCTACGCCCTTGGTGGCCGCCTAACCACAGAGAGCGAGGCGGGAGCCAGCACCGCTGACGTGTTGTCAGCCTGGGGCCGACTTTGCAACGCGAGCGACGGCGTCGTGTCCTGGCTGAGCAGTGTAGGCGACGATGATGCTCACTTTGAATGTGAGGACGAGAGCGATACTGACTCAGTGTGTGGTGTTCTGCTGGCGAACGGCAGCGTCGCCTCCTTGCCGTGCATCAAGGAGCTCGAATGCAGCATATGTCGGGTGCCATACGACCGACGCTTCACTGTCTACGGCGCCGTGAAGTTCGTGGATCATCGCTATACCTTGCGGACGACGCCCGAGGGCGACATGTACTTCGAAGGTGATGATGGTTATTCGTCCATTGAACGAGACGGGAGCGACTGGGTCCTCCAGTCAGAGTTACATAGTAAGAAATGGCGGCTTCGTACCGCCCCGACTCCGACGGGGCGTGGCATCTGGGAGTTCCAAGGAGGCAGTGCGTTGCTGACGGTGACACACTGCAACGCAGCCCATTTCTCCTGCACGGAGGGCCTCTGCGTCCCCAGGAAGAACCTCTGCGACGGCTTGCATCACTGCGCCGACGACAGTGACGAGAAAGAGTGTCAACTGATCGTCAAACACGAGGGTTACGTGCCAAAGATCAGCCCGGCGAATGGCAAGAAGATGCCAGAGACGATGTATTACGACCCGTTCATCTTCGCCGTGAGCGACATCACCACCATGGATGGAAAAGCCACGTTCGACATCTCGATCGTATTCAAGTGGAAGGATCCAAGAATCTCCATCAGGAACCCGAAGCCTCAGAGGCAGTACTTCGAGTGTTCGGAGATCTGGTTCCCGACCCTCTTCGTCGTCAGCGGCTACACGGAAGGTATCCTTCAGAAGATCGACCCGTATTCCGGCGACTGCTTCATCGAATCGCACAAGAACCATTCCCCACACAGGCCGCTGGGCGACCCCTACAACA ATGAAGTCTCGGACGGATCTGAGATCGAGATAAACTACCGAATAGGCTTCCTTGTGACGCTGCCTTGCCACTTCCAGCTGCAGAGGTATCCGTTCGGCCGACAGATGTGCAACGCCTGCATCGTATTGAACAATGGATACGAGGACTACATCTTGCAACCTATGTATCCTGAGGACGACATCTACGAAGTCGACAACAGCAAGACGGACTTGCTGGAGTTCAAGCTTCTGCGAGCCACACAAGAGGTCGTCGCTAAAGACAGCGAGGGAAAGGAGTCAGTCGTCGTTTTAACGTTGCATCTCTCTAGCCTCTACGACTACCACTTGTTGAACAGCTTCGCCCCGAGCGCCCTCATGTTCTTCATATCGTTCTCCTCCCTGTTCTTCCCCATGGAGAACTTCAACGAGAGGATCATGGTGTCCCTGACAGCCTTGCTGGTTCTGGCGACCCTCTTTGCCCAGGCAAGCAACACCTCGGTCAGGACCCCTTACCTCAAGCTCTTGGACGTGTGGTACGCGGCGATGATCGCCTTCTGCTTCCTAGTTGTCGTCATCAACGTCATCGTCAACTCCCTCATGTCTGGGAaggcctcctcctcgtcctcctcctcctcttcgtctaccGTCTCGCCCGAGTTCAAGGAGCGGAAGATCTTGGGCCTCGATGGCAACCTACCTGCTGTAGACGGGATGACGCTGAAGGTCGGTTGGAGCAGCGCCTCGACTGAGGGAAAGAAAGGCAAAGAATCAGGCGCCAGATTGAAGCGAGCAGCCATGTGCAATGTAGCGTCTATCACTCTGCTAATCTTTCTATCAGTCACCCTCATCTTGGTATACATTCTGTTGGCATCTGAGTTGATATAA